Below is a genomic region from Rhododendron vialii isolate Sample 1 chromosome 5a, ASM3025357v1.
CGATGAACAAAGTTGAAGCTAGGAGTGGGCAATAGGTaatttcgtgtcattttcgtgttatatatcaaaatcttatttataaaatcccacaacatttttcaacttatcaaatttttcGTATCATGTTCGGGTCGTGTCATTTTCGAATTATGATGTCATGtcaaaaaatcttattttttgctaattattattattttttaattgacaGTTCATCAATCTAATGTTCAATATATAAAATTATCTATAAAAATATTTActgtatttttaatttaattatataaatttattttatttttcgtgtCAGGTATGTACACCCCTAGTAGAAGCTTCAACGAGGGTTCTACCCAGCCCGAAGGTAAACTACAGAAAAACTGTTGAGAGCGAGTAAAACTCTGTACGAGAAGAAGACGAAGAGCTATGGCGGGTAGCCGATCCTCTGGAGCAAGGGCGACGTCCCATCTGCCGTTTGAGATAGCCATTGAAATCCTATCGAGGTTGCCAGTAAAATCCCTCTTGCGATTCAAGTCCGTATGCAAAACGTGGTATGATCTCATCAAAACCCCTGATTTCATCTCCAAACATCTTCAAACCCAATCCGCTCTCAACTTCACCTCCCTTCTCGTAACCACTTACAATTGCAAAACCGAAAACCATGCAGTGTCCTTAATTTTCAACGACGGCCCTATCATTCTCGATTTCCCATTTTTTAGTAGGGGGAAATTTACTCTTCCGGGTTGGGAGTATACTGGGAGAAGTTATTTTTCTATTGGGGGTATCTGTAATGGTTTGGTTTGCATAAATTTAACTCACTTTGGATATCCCTTGGTCCTATGCAATCCCTCCACCAGACAGTTTCGGGAACTTCCGACTTCCAAATGGCCGTGGTTGGATGATCATGTACATGTTAAGCGGGTTAGTTTTGGGTTTGGCTTCCATCATAGTGCTAATGATTACAAGTTGATTAGGATTGTTCTTTATTCTAGTCCAATGGAGGAAGCCTGTATCCAAGCTGATCTTTATGTGATGAGTACCTGTACTTGGAGAGAAATCGATGCGGATAAGGTTTCGGTGTTCCTTGGGGAGAGGAATAATTTAGGGAGGTTTGGTAGCTACGTGAAAATGGGTGGATCTTGTGCTTCAGCAGTCTTGAATGGAGTTTTCTATTGGCCAGCGTGTGTAATGTCAACTAATGAAGTGATTGTTATGTCCTTCGACATGGGTGATGAGGTGTTTAGAAGAATAAGAATGCCAGTGTGTTTGGATGGGATACGGGATGAAACTAACTGGTGGATTACAGAATTGAAGGATAAACTTGCTCTGGTTATTCATCCTGATGACACACGCTTTGATGTGTGGATGTTGAATGAAGACCAGAGTTCTTGGACTAACCAGTTTAAAGTTGGATGTTTTCCGAGGATTGGACGTTATGTGGGATTTGATGAAATCACAGTGGTGGGAGGTTCAAAAAATGGTGAATTGGTGGTGACAGACCATAAATTATCTGGTGATTTAAAGTTGTTTTCATATGATCCGAAGACCCGGAAAACTATGGATCTTTATTTTGGTCAGGTTCCGTATCCTTCTGATATTTACTTGTATACGGGGACCCTGATTCCACTTCCAGACATGGAAACCAATGAAGTCGTGCTCAACAAGAAGAACAACATAAAGGAAGCAGTGATGGAACTGACTCAGGTGTGATCTCATCTTTTGGATGTGTTCTCTGTTCGtgcttgttttggtttggtagctTAACTATGCCTCATGGTAGTGTCTTTTACAGATTTGATTTATGGGTTTAGAATGAAATAGGAGATCCTGGACTAGAAAATTGAATGTCAAACCTTTCCCAAGTATTGCAGCTGCTGTGGGATGTGGGGAAATATTTGCGATCAGACCGGTGGGATGTGCTGAATATGGTGAAATCATAGTACACTAAAAAATCTTGTGATTCAAGTGTCTTGTTGGATTATCCTGACAGCCAAGAtgctaacaaattttttttgtcccctTCCACTATTTATACACGGAGATTCTACCAGTCATGAAAGTGAAGTCAAGCACAACAATGAACTCGTGCTTAACAAGAAGAGACAAGGGAAGCCATCCTGCATCAGTTGCGGCTGTGAATCTTGCTCATGCTTATTTGAGGAGCATAGTTTTTGTCTCcctctttctttattttctaatGAGGCTGCATTAGTTTGACCATACCTCTAAGTATTCCTTTATGAAATTCATCTTCCGTACAGTTTAATTACAACAACGATGTGTCCCATTACAAGCCTAAAAGTAGTTCTTCGTGTTGTTCAATAAGAACGTTATTTGTCGCAGTTGTTTCTGTTTCAACGACTCTTGATTGCTTCACATCGTTTCTTAGTGTTAGCATAAATATGTTTAGTTGTTTCATCTCTCTTCTGCAAGAAGGTAATCATCGTTTCTTAATTGCTTGGTTATCTGGCCAGTTTGTTTCTACTAAATTTTACTACACCAACATCATCATGATTCGTTAGCTTTTCTCAAACCTTCTTTTGCCATTTGGGGAAAAACTGGACCTAACAGTCATGCGTGCGTTTGGGGAGAACTGGACTGAACAGTCCACAACCATGGATCCTTCTCCGTTCTGCTTTGATGGTTGGAGCTGTTCGTTTTGTAAGACATATGggcgagtttttttttatccaaacaccGAATAAGCATCCAGACTCCAGGGGTTTTGATTCATTGTGGGTTTATGGTGGCTGGTTTCTAGTTGTGTATTATATTCAACCAATTTCTCAACACCATTCTCAGTAGTGTAGTAATGCACCGACTTGTCCTGGTCGCTTTCGTAGATGAACGTTCTGAACGGTGCAACAAAAGAAGATGAGAGTAGCAACAAGAATGTAGATGGCAAGCCGCATATCCTTCATAGGCAAGGTAAGGTTTCACCAGCCGCTTTAAATCGTGTTACACGCCATTGGATTGGTGACGTCAGtgggtaacatgaagatggagattGCGGCGACGTAGAGGCCCATATCGATGATGGATTTGCCGGCGTGGGAAAGTAAGCTTGGTTGACCGTGTCGGGGTGCTGGAAGTAGGAGGTAGACATTGAAGATAAGCACCACACCAATACGCAGACGACTATGGAAAAGATTACTACAAGCACAAGGTTGAATCAACCATTGGTAGAGAGAAAAGTTCTCTCTCCCATCAACTTTTAATTGACGGGACTATATTGCCCTTGGTTAGTGATTTCAAAGGAACCAAAATGTTTGGGCTAATTTGGTCTTTCTATCCCTAGGCAAAATGATAATGCAAATACTTGTCTCAAGGTGATTCTCAAATTTATCCCAAAGCCTCTATAGTTTTCTCCcaaatccccaaaaaaaatataatgcaaAATGGATTCCAAATAGAGGTGATAAACGAGCCAAATAGCTCGTTGTTCAAgcttaatttttgaaaacttaaatgtgcttcaaaacatgttcaaacttAACTTGTTTATAAGACAATTCGATCTCAAACAAGTTTTAACTGAGCTGATCTTGAGTAGCTATAATACCCTATAAATTTTAAGCCAAATGAGCTAAGTCATAGATTGTtcgagtttgatttgaaagtttaaCGAGTTTCAAAAGAATGTTAAAAACTTTGTTTGACTAGATAACAAATAGattttgaacaagtttttaACGAATGAACATAAACTCAAACTCGAATAGTGTGGGTCACTTATTTTCCATACTCCCAAATACATACCCCAACCAGTGGGCGTACCCGTTTTAAGTGGGCTACATCATTGGTCGAAGCCCAAGTCCATGGGCAGGCCCGGTCCACAATTCACGCCCGATAAAATTTGAAGCTTCGACATGGGTTCTACAGTTTCTACTCAACTCGAAGGTAGATACAGAAACGCTGTGGAGAGAAATGAGGAAAGCTCTGTCGAAGCCgacgagaagaagaagaagaagaggagctATGGCCGGTAGCCAATCCGCTGTAGCAAGGGCGACGTTCCATCTTCCCTTAGAGATAACGACCGAAATCCTATCGAGGCTTCCAGTGAAATCCCTCTTGCGATTCAAGTCCGTTTGCAAAACCTGGTATGATCTGATCAAAACCCctgatttcatttccaaacatCTTCAGACCCACTCCACTATCAACTCCACCTCTCTTCTTGTAACCAAGTACAATCGCAAAACCCAAGAGCACGCCATGTCTTTAGTTTTCAACGATGGGTTTCATAGCAACGGCCCAATCAGTCTCGATTTCCCATTTTTGAATAGGATGCCTAGTCTTCGCAGTTGCGAGTACAGTAGGGGAGATTATTTCTATATTGGGGGTATCTGTAATGGTTTGGTTTGCATCAGTCTATCTCCCTTTGGATATCCTTTGATTCTATGCAACCCCGCCACCAGACAGTTTCAGGAAATTCCGAATTCCGAATGGAAATGGTTGGATGATCATGTAGAAATTATTCAGGTTAGTTTTGGGTTTGGCTACCATCCTGGTGGTAATGATTACAAGTTGATTAGGATTGTGCTTTATTCAAGTCTAATGGAGGAAGACTCTTTCAAAGCTGATGTTTATGTGATGAGGACTGGTACTTGGAGAGAAATCGATGCGGATAAGGTTTCGGGGTTCCTTGGGGAGAAGGATAATTTAGGGAGGCTTGGTAGCTACGTGCTAATTGATGGATTTTGTGCTTCAGCAGTCTTGAATGGAGTTTTCTATTGGACGGCGTGTGTAATGTCCACGAATGAAACATGTGTAATGTCCTTCGACATGGGTGATGAGGTGTTTAGAAGAATAAGAATGCCAGTGTGTTTGGATGGGAGATGGGATGAAACTAACTGGTGGATTGCAGAATTGAAGGATGAACTTGCTCtggttattaattttgatgaCAGGCACATTGATTTGTGGGTGTTGAATGAAGACCATAGTTCTTGGACTAACCAATTTAAAGTTGGATGTTTTCCGAGGATTGAACGTTATGTGGGATATGGTGAAACCACAGTGGTGGGAGGTTCAAAAAATGGTGAATTGGTGGTGACAAAGCATGAAGTATGTGGGGATTTAAAGTTGTTTTTGTATGATCTGAATACCCGGGAAACTATGGATTTTCATTTTGGTCGTGTTCCGTATCCTTCTGATATTTACTTGTATACGGGGACCCTGCTTCCACTTCCAGTCGTGGAAACCAATGAAGTCGTGAAGCGTTGGTGGAACTGACTCAGGTGTGACCTCATCTTTTGAATGTGTTCTCTGTTCATGCTTATTTTGGTTGTGGTAGCTTAACTATGCCTCATGGTAGAGTCTTTTGCAGATTTGATGTATGGGTTTAGAATGAAATAAGAGATCCTGGACTAGAAAATTGAATGTCAAACCTTTCCCAAGTATTGCAGCTCCTGTGGGAAGTGGGGAAACAAATGTGATCAGACCGGTGGGATGTGCTGAATATGGTGAAATCATAGCGAACAACACTAAAAAATCTGGTGATTCAAGTCTCTTGTTGGATTATCCTGAGAGCCAAGAtgttagcaattttttttatccatttcTATTATTGATACACGGAGATTCTATCAGACATGAACGTGAAGTCAAGCACAACAATGAACTCGTGCTTAACAAGAAGAGACAAGGGAAAACGCAGCAGTTAATTCATGTAAAAGACTCCTGCCATCCTGCGTCACATGCGGCTGTGAATCTTGctcatgcttattttttatctccctctttctttattttctaatGAAGCTGCATTAGTTCGACTTCCTTAATGAAATTCATCTTCCATACAGTTTACTTACAACAATGGTGTGTCCCATTGCAAACCTAAAAGTAGTTCTTTGTGTTGTTCAATAAGAATGTAATTCGTCTCAGTTGTTTCTGTTTCAATGACTCTTGATTGCTTCACATCGTTTCTTAGTATTAGCATAAATGTGTTTAGTTGTTTCATCTCTTGATTGCTTCACATCGTTTCTTAGTATTAGCATAAATGTGTTTTTGTAGTAGTAAGATTAACTCGAGGGAGTAATAGGACAACCCCCGCATTGTGGTGTACTATAACTTTTCAGGCCCTTCGACGCCAGAGAAATCATCATCTTTAGCGCAAATGAATCCTCTGGCCAGCCATCCCAAGTTACCGTATCCTCCTTCGTGCGGTTTTGAAGCCACCATCATAGACCAGTTTTGAAAGAGTAAAAAGTGGCCATGTTTGAAGTGGGTATTACTTCGTTTGAGCCATGTAATAGTCGGATGGTGCTTGCATAAATTCATTGCAACAACTGCGAAGTTGAAAGTGAATAGGAAAAGCAGGAACCATATATTTCTCAAGATACATTTTATGGCATTTTGCCCATAACTATATTATCGTATGATATTCAGTAGTGAGATATTTCTGGATTTGTAATCCCCTCCACAACTAATGGCGGCAGCAAACATCAGATTTTTGGGGGCTCACAACATCATATATatctccaatctctctctctctctaacacacacacaaaaagcgTTGAGAGTATTTGAGCTCGGCCTTTATAACTCCTGTTTATTAACTTGTCTAAAACTCAGAAAATCTCAGACTCTACAGAATCTCCAGTTAGCAACTACTGAAGTTCTCtatgtttgtttttgttctttttctggTCAATAGGAGGGGAcgggagaagaagaagttgtGAAACAGTGCTTAAGCCTCGATCTTGACATCGGACTTTCTGAGGAAGTGTTTCAACCACTCGACCCATCCCTCCTTCTTAGTTAGCAGTTAGGTTAAATGCAACTAATTGCACGTTTCACAAAGAGAACAAGAAATTTTGGCAAATTATTGGAATTTAAATAGCAGTTTGGATTGTTGTATAGATAACCTCCTTTCTGCAAAGACTTCTACACTAATAGCAAATGAGCCGGTTGTAGAGGTTGTCTTCGAGTGTTTTTGGCGACTATGGTTGCAATCATAGAACGAAAGCATGAAACTTCTAAACAAGCTTGGCTCGACTCGAACAAGTCTACAAGTTTGGCTCCAATTTGTTCTTTATGCCAAACGAGCCAAGGTCTGATAAATTTTTAACGATTCGAGGAACTTGAAAAATGGGAAAACAACATGTTCCATTTCTCTTTTAAAGAACAGAGTGGATCAACTATAGGAAAGTGGAAATGAATCAACGAGGTACTTATTCTGATCTTGTATCATCTTCTCATAGAAGGTCAAGTTGCAGCAGATgaagtgttttttgttttggggaaTGTTTGCATAGGTAACTATGGTGAAAATGGAAATCAGTAATGTAACTAATGTCACAGCGGTAGTGAACCATAGAGctacaaaaaaatagaataaaaaggTCGGACTAAGCTTCTTTGCCGGTTTGGATTACTGGCTTACAGCAAATTACCAGTTCAATTGGATATCGGCATGTGTTTGATCCAGAAACACGTCTTGGTTCAAAAGTTTGGACAAATTCTAAACCAATAATTGGATGTTTGGATAAAAACTTGTCGTTATCAGATTGAACTGAAATTTTACATGGATGGTCTACACATTATGTCCTTCAAACTGAAGAGCTCCAAGCCTCCAACCATCAAAGGGGAACATTTTTTTGTACCTGCCATCGAAGGGGAACTGGAAAAGGGTCCATGACTCGTGTACAGTCCCGTCCAGTTTTTTTCTCCAAATggcaaagaaatttttagtCCAGAAAAGTGAAGCAAAATAAACAGATGAAACAACCTCCAAACACATTTATGCTCAAAGAACCAACGTGCATGCACCAAATCCGGCTTACACAACACTCCCTCGCATGAAACATAGGCTCCTTACTACAGCAATTGACAGTCATTGGAATAGAAACTATAtcacatgaaaaaaattaaaattctccATCCATTGGTAAATCAACTTAAATGCTCAACTGaatgaaacaagaaaaaggcaaaaactattttcaggCTCGTAAATGGGACACCATAAATTATATTAGTGAAAAAGTACGTAAAGATCAATATATAGTCAAGTTAATGCAGCTTCAATCcagcacaaaaacaaaaactaagctCCTTAGACAACCATAAGTAGAGAAAGCCTTCACAGATGCAGCTGACAAGGAGTCTTTTACATGAATTCATCACTAcattttctcttgtttcttcTTGTTAAGCACGAGTTCATCATAGTGCTTGACATATTTTTGTGACTGGAAGTAGAGTCTCCGTGTAAGAATAATGCCGTAAGGGTACCCAAACTGAGCCAAAACAAGATTCTTGTCTTTGCTCGTAGGATGATCCAAAATGAGGTTTTACTTGCCTGATTCTTTTAGCGTCTTTCACTGTGATTTCACCATAATTAGCGCATCCCACCGG
It encodes:
- the LOC131327941 gene encoding F-box/kelch-repeat protein At3g23880-like, with product MAGSRSSGARATSHLPFEIAIEILSRLPVKSLLRFKSVCKTWYDLIKTPDFISKHLQTQSALNFTSLLVTTYNCKTENHAVSLIFNDGPIILDFPFFSRGKFTLPGWEYTGRSYFSIGGICNGLVCINLTHFGYPLVLCNPSTRQFRELPTSKWPWLDDHVHVKRVSFGFGFHHSANDYKLIRIVLYSSPMEEACIQADLYVMSTCTWREIDADKVSVFLGERNNLGRFGSYVKMGGSCASAVLNGVFYWPACVMSTNEVIVMSFDMGDEVFRRIRMPVCLDGIRDETNWWITELKDKLALVIHPDDTRFDVWMLNEDQSSWTNQFKVGCFPRIGRYVGFDEITVVGGSKNGELVVTDHKLSGDLKLFSYDPKTRKTMDLYFGQVPYPSDIYLYTGTLIPLPDMETNEVVLNKKNNIKEAVMELTQV
- the LOC131327942 gene encoding F-box/kelch-repeat protein At3g06240-like; its protein translation is MKVKSSTTMNSCLTRRDKGSHPASVAAVNLAHAYLRSIVFFNYNNDVSHYKPKSSSSCCSIRTLFVAVVSVSTTLDCFTSFLSLFSNLLLPFGEKLDLTVMRAFGENWTEQSTTMDPSPFCFDGWSCPVHNSRPIKFEASTWVLQFLLNSKVDTETLWREMRKALSKPTRRRRRRGAMAGSQSAVARATFHLPLEITTEILSRLPVKSLLRFKSVCKTWYDLIKTPDFISKHLQTHSTINSTSLLVTKYNRKTQEHAMSLVFNDGFHSNGPISLDFPFLNRMPSLRSCEYSRGDYFYIGGICNGLVCISLSPFGYPLILCNPATRQFQEIPNSEWKWLDDHVEIIQVSFGFGYHPGGNDYKLIRIVLYSSLMEEDSFKADVYVMRTGTWREIDADKVSGFLGEKDNLGRLGSYVLIDGFCASAVLNGVFYWTACVMSTNETCVMSFDMGDEVFRRIRMPVCLDGRWDETNWWIAELKDELALVINFDDRHIDLWVLNEDHSSWTNQFKVGCFPRIERYVGYGETTVVGGSKNGELVVTKHEVCGDLKLFLYDLNTRETMDFHFGRVPYPSDIYLYTGTLLPLPVVETNEVVKRWWN